Proteins found in one Sporosarcina sp. FSL K6-3457 genomic segment:
- a CDS encoding NUDIX hydrolase: MSRSKRGNVWLAAAGLVVNQAGQWLVVRKTYGGLKGKWSIPAGFVDGNETADGAAIREVREETGIDSQLEGMIGFRTGVLNGEISDNMAIFFLSTTIENQVLIPQLREISEAAWKSPLELKDDKDSSLMILEMAEKVIESGLDEIVNITPGESFGYTTYKLFFKK; the protein is encoded by the coding sequence ATGTCACGGAGTAAACGGGGAAATGTTTGGCTTGCAGCTGCAGGGCTTGTAGTCAATCAGGCAGGGCAGTGGTTGGTAGTACGAAAAACCTATGGTGGACTTAAAGGAAAGTGGTCAATCCCGGCAGGCTTTGTGGATGGCAACGAGACGGCAGATGGTGCCGCTATTCGTGAAGTGAGAGAAGAAACAGGTATTGATAGTCAATTGGAAGGGATGATTGGCTTTCGTACGGGCGTATTAAATGGAGAAATCAGCGATAATATGGCGATATTTTTTCTGAGCACAACGATAGAAAATCAGGTTTTAATTCCACAGCTAAGAGAGATTTCTGAAGCGGCATGGAAAAGCCCACTCGAACTAAAGGACGATAAGGATTCTTCTTTAATGATTCTGGAGATGGCTGAAAAAGTAATCGAATCAGGATTAGATGAAATTGTCAATATTACGCCTGGTGAGAGTTTTGGTTATACAACTTATAAATTATTTTTTAAAAAATAG
- a CDS encoding YuiB family protein translates to MGTISLTHVVLSVLIFMVMFFGIGFLLNMLLRMTWLMAIIYPIVVVLIIDEVKVYEYFTKPKYAFQLLGDKVMALHTADIVILASGLVGAIISGFVMKILRKQGYQMF, encoded by the coding sequence TTGGGAACCATTTCACTGACGCACGTCGTCTTATCCGTACTGATTTTCATGGTGATGTTTTTTGGTATCGGATTTCTATTAAATATGCTTCTTCGCATGACATGGTTAATGGCTATCATTTATCCAATCGTCGTCGTATTGATTATTGATGAAGTGAAGGTATACGAATACTTCACGAAGCCGAAATATGCGTTCCAACTTCTTGGAGATAAAGTGATGGCACTACATACAGCCGATATTGTTATTCTAGCAAGCGGTCTCGTTGGGGCAATCATTTCCGGATTCGTTATGAAGATTTTGAGAAAACAAGGTTATCAAATGTTTTAA
- a CDS encoding divergent PAP2 family protein, translating into MAIFQNIPLLAALFGIVFAQFIKIPIYFLLSGKLDWKLMTSTGGMPSSHSAAVTALTTAIAYESGLDSPLFAVSAIFAVIVMFDATGIRYQAGQQALIINQMRLDFQTFVQEAKGWQQKDGQQKIQELKTLLGHKPSEVFAGAVTGILISIIIYSFIV; encoded by the coding sequence ATGGCTATATTCCAAAACATTCCGCTCCTTGCGGCATTATTCGGGATCGTCTTTGCACAATTTATAAAGATCCCTATCTATTTTCTACTTAGCGGCAAGCTTGACTGGAAACTGATGACCTCAACAGGCGGTATGCCAAGCTCTCACTCAGCAGCAGTTACAGCATTGACGACGGCAATCGCATACGAATCCGGGCTCGACTCCCCTCTTTTTGCGGTTTCTGCTATCTTCGCCGTTATCGTCATGTTTGATGCGACAGGAATCCGTTATCAGGCAGGGCAACAAGCCTTGATTATCAATCAAATGCGGTTGGACTTCCAAACATTTGTCCAAGAAGCGAAAGGCTGGCAACAAAAAGACGGCCAACAAAAAATCCAAGAGCTCAAAACACTGCTTGGTCATAAGCCAAGCGAAGTATTTGCAGGTGCTGTAACAGGTATCCTTATTTCCATAATTATCTATTCATTTATCGTATAA
- a CDS encoding leucyl aminopeptidase produces the protein MKTIIVEPNFNKVEADVLVIGVPEHPENIVGWDGFVNSFSTRLPEWLKAGDIKTTFNKIVPMPAMEERDYKRVFFIGLGAQKALTEDRLRQAFAAIGKELANVKATSVAIWTAPFTNDKLTCEDVAFAAAEGIGLGTYKFAGYRTDSNARDVAIEALTILSSSDEDELKAACEVGKVYADAVNEARNLVNMPPNILTATKMADYARELAEKYDFDIEVLGKKEMEELGMGAILAVNQGSVEEPKLIVLKYAATEQWEDVIGLVGKGVTYDTGGYSLKPREGMVGMKGDMGGAAAVLGAMAIIGELRPQKNVIAVIGSTDNMVSGDAFKPDDVITSLSGKTIEVLNTDAEGRLVLADAVTYAKQAGADYLIDVATLTGGVIVALGNDKTGALTNDEAFFEEFMQASIETGEFVWRLPLTESDKKRIRKSDVADLNNSPGRDGHMIFGGGFVGEFAGTTPWIHLDIAGTSDAAAAHDLGPKGATGVMVRTLATLVERMADTELED, from the coding sequence ATGAAAACAATTATTGTAGAACCAAATTTCAACAAAGTAGAGGCAGATGTCCTTGTCATTGGTGTTCCAGAACATCCAGAAAATATCGTTGGTTGGGATGGCTTCGTCAATTCTTTTAGTACGCGCCTACCTGAGTGGCTTAAAGCTGGCGATATTAAAACGACTTTTAATAAAATTGTCCCAATGCCGGCCATGGAAGAACGCGACTATAAACGTGTATTCTTTATAGGACTAGGTGCGCAGAAGGCGTTGACGGAAGATCGCCTACGTCAAGCATTTGCAGCAATTGGTAAAGAACTGGCGAACGTGAAAGCGACTTCCGTTGCCATTTGGACGGCACCATTCACAAATGACAAACTGACTTGTGAGGATGTTGCATTTGCAGCAGCGGAAGGCATTGGGCTTGGCACGTATAAGTTTGCAGGTTATCGTACCGACTCCAATGCGCGTGATGTGGCAATTGAAGCACTGACGATCTTATCTTCATCAGATGAGGATGAATTGAAAGCGGCTTGCGAAGTAGGTAAAGTGTATGCCGATGCAGTTAATGAAGCCCGTAATTTAGTTAATATGCCTCCAAATATTCTAACAGCGACTAAAATGGCGGATTATGCGCGTGAGCTTGCGGAAAAATATGATTTCGATATCGAGGTACTCGGTAAAAAAGAAATGGAAGAGCTCGGCATGGGTGCTATTCTAGCAGTCAATCAGGGATCTGTTGAAGAGCCGAAGCTCATTGTTCTAAAGTATGCAGCGACAGAGCAATGGGAAGATGTCATTGGTCTAGTTGGTAAGGGTGTTACGTATGATACGGGTGGCTATTCATTGAAACCACGTGAAGGAATGGTTGGCATGAAGGGCGATATGGGTGGTGCGGCTGCTGTTCTTGGTGCGATGGCGATTATTGGGGAGTTGCGACCGCAGAAAAATGTCATTGCAGTTATTGGTTCGACCGATAATATGGTGTCAGGAGATGCATTTAAGCCGGATGATGTCATTACGTCATTGAGTGGTAAAACGATTGAGGTACTCAATACAGATGCAGAGGGCCGTCTTGTCCTAGCAGATGCTGTGACGTATGCGAAACAAGCGGGAGCAGATTACCTGATTGACGTAGCGACACTAACAGGTGGCGTTATTGTGGCGCTCGGTAATGATAAAACAGGAGCACTGACAAATGATGAAGCGTTCTTTGAAGAATTTATGCAGGCTTCTATCGAGACGGGGGAATTTGTTTGGAGACTTCCACTAACGGAAAGTGATAAGAAACGAATTCGTAAAAGTGATGTAGCTGACCTGAACAATTCACCGGGCCGTGATGGTCATATGATCTTCGGTGGAGGCTTTGTAGGAGAATTCGCAGGAACGACACCTTGGATTCACTTGGACATTGCAGGGACGTCAGACGCTGCCGCAGCGCATGATTTAGGGCCAAAGGGAGCAACAGGTGTGATGGTGCGAACGTTAGCAACATTGGTCGAACGGATGGCAGATACTGAACTAGAGGACT